The nucleotide sequence AAGTATATTGCGCAAAATACTTGACATTTTACAAGATTGGTTTCAGGGAGAAAGTAGAGGGGGCCATGCTTTTTATTTTCGACTCAGTGATACCCTAATGACTGTCCTATTTAACCGAAAAAGGTGGCACAATCAAACCGTTATATCCACCATTTAAAAACCCCAAACAATCCACTGTTCCAAGTCTTTAGCAAAGCGGTGACTTGGAACTTAATATAGTAGGAGTCTCCAGACTCCGATCAAACCCATTATCCTACCCTGAGAATTACAAACCATTACATCCTCATCTCTATAATCAACACACTTTACCCCCTTACCGAACTCCCCTCCCAATTCACAATTTCCCAATCCCTCGATTCGACAGTTCAACAATTAACCGATTAAACTCCCAATCCCCCTCTAAAGCCACCAAATAAAATTTGGACGTTCCCTAGACGTCCCCACGACGTCTCCTCGGTATTCCCTCTATGTCTCCTCTTTACTCCTACTTAGTACTTCCCTTATAGATACCTAGGGGATGTCTTGGGGATACGTTGCCTTCAGGTAAATTAATTCTTGAAAATATTCAATTATAATCAATTCATTAAATAGCTATTTTGACCAGTCTCAAACTTTAATTAATAAGAAAGAGGATATTTTATTTCTAATCTAAGGGTATTCCTCTATAAAACTGATTAATAAAGCTATCTGGAACCTGACCATTTTGAGCCAAAGCTCGGTTGAATTTTTTCTCTAGCCACATTGCACCGGTATCACTTAACCAAATGTCTGCTTGTTGCCTTAATGAATTCCAGGGCTTAATATTTTCATAGCCCCTTTGATGTCTTTCCATTGTACGCTTAAAACTAGAATAATCAAGATCACTGATCAATTCACTCATCTTAGGACAATTAGACATCGTTGTATCTAAAAACAGAACATCATAAACTCTTACTAAAATTGGCCAATCAAATATCCAAGAAACATGTTGTTGATCATCAATACCAGCTATATCTCGATTGTCATCATGAGCTAAAGTATATCCCTTGCCAAATATGGCGTAGTCATTACCATGAATCATTTTCGCCATAAACACTACATCTCCATTTCTATATTTCCTAGGTCTTTTATCATTACTTTTCCTCGAAAAGGAAAGAGCATAATGACAACAACTTTGTTCTATTTCTTTCCTGGAATGATGCGTAAGATCAACTCTAGTTTCATTTTTCCCAAAAAACTTAATAAAATACCGCTTGTTAGATCCTATCAGTTTTTGTTGGTAAGATTTTCCATAATCCGGAAGAGGATTGTGGAAAATGGTTGTATTTCTTATATCTTGAACCTTTTTTTTCCATTCTTCTATTTCAACTAGACTTAGATTACTTTTATCTATTTCCCAAAGTTCGTTAAAATATGAGATGGATTCACTAATCGTTTCTGCTGCATAAGTTTTGATTCCAAATTCTTTATTTCTAAAGAATCCTCCGTTAGTAAAATTGGCAGAAGTGATGATGGCACTTTTCTGATCGAATAAATACAATTTACTATGTAAGTCCTTTATCCCTTTGATTTTGGCATTTTCGGTCAACAATTTTTCTAAGGCAGGTATACTTGAAACTCCAGAATAAAAATCATTCAAATTATAGCGGGTTATCAATTGAATTTCAGTCCCTCTAAAATTATCTAATAAGTGACGAACGATATTCTCTGTGACAAATGGAGACACTATACGAACACAATTTGTATCCCGAAGCTCATTTTTTAATTCATTCAGCCAATTATGTTGAATAGTTTGAATAATAGGTGTATTCTTCATATATATTATATGTGTATCCGTAAGAGTGCACGTAATAAAATATGACAATACGTGTCATTAAATTTCAAGGTATCAGGATAGTTGTTTTCTTGCATAAAAACAAGAAAAGCTATGAACCTTATAGAATTTACGGGCCATTTCCCAGATGAGGAAAGTTGTGAACAATACATCAAGAAATACCGTGAGAAAAGCGGTATACGGTGCAAAAACTGTGAGAAGATAACCCGACACTATTGGTTTGCCAACGGCAGGTTTTTCGAATGCAGCAGTTGTCGGAGACGTTCTTCTCTTAAATCAGGGACGGTAATGGAAAACAGCAAGCTTCCGCTCCGTATCTGGCTATTGGCCATGCTGTTTATGTCGGCGACCAAGAAAGGGTTTTCCTGCCTTGAGCTCCAGCGGCAACTGGGGCTTAGCCGATATGAGACCACTTTCCGTCTGATGCACAGGATACGGTCAGCCATGGGACAACGAGATGAGCTTTATATCCTCAGTGACATGATTGAATATGACGAGTGTTATATGGAAACCGTACAGGAGAACCAGATCTTGGGTCAGCTTAAACGTGGAAAAGGCAGCCAGAAACAGACCGCAGTAGCGGTGGCGGCCGAATCGGTACCCTTGGAAGACCTGGATTCCGGGCAGAAAACAAAGCGCTGTGGCTATTTCAAAATGAGGGTCATGGACAAAGTGGACTGCGAGAGTGTCAATGCCTTTATCCGGGCCAATACCGTAGGGGATGTGGTACTGTTTACAGACAAGAACACGGCCTACTCGAAAATAGAGGAAGTGGTGGCCACCCATTTGGCCGTTCCATCGGGAAAGGAGTCCGTAAACGACACCTTAAAATGGGTACACAAAGCAATCAGTAATCTTAAAAGAACCCTGTTGGGGGTATATCACATGATAACTTATAAATATTTACAGAACTATTTAAATGAGTTTGTTTACAGATTGAACCGAAGATATTTTGGCAAAGGACTCTTTGAAAGGCTCGTTATTGCGGGCACTTACCCATACGTGCAGTAAAACGGATACACATAATATATTATTCCATCAGGTTTACATCAAATCCTAATATTTAATTCTCTTATCAAAAAAAACCTTTAAGATTATAATGACTTCGAAGAAAAATTAAGTTTGCTGTTATGAGTATTTGTATGAATTAATCACTTTAGAAATATCAGTAATTAATTCTGCACAGTTTAAAACAAACTGATCATCCACTTCAATAAGTGTCGCCACTTCTGAAACATCCCCCTCAAAAAAAGAAATACTCTTCAGGTAATTTAATTCTGAATGGTAGAGATTCTGATTTTTCCACCAAAAGATCATAGCTCTTTCCTTTTCCATGCTTTAAAACATTAATAGCCAAAATGAACTTGTTAAATCGATCCTCCAGCTCAATTTCTCCATTGTTTAGGAGCACTTTCTTTACCTCTTTGAATCCATGATCACAATCCAATTCCCTTTGCAAATCTGCTTCAAAAATTGAAAACATACCTGTCGCCAAAACCGCCTTTTGCAGGTTTATCATTTGAAGGCCTTTGACCAGAGATGTTCTACCACTATGTTGTAATTGAGAAAATATACCCATACTAGTCTCTTGTAATGATTTCAGTGTATGGGTGGTACCATCATATATTAGTTCATCAAAAGAATGCATTTATTTTAAAGTGGTTCAAATTTAAAATTCTATTTATTTTTACTCACCAATCCGTCTAACTGAGGTTATTAGTTAAATGGAATACAAATTCACACGATATTAAGATAAAGTGGCATACATTACCAATTTGGTGTACTTGCACTATTTTTTTACATGTAAAAGCTATACTTAATTTGGGGCTTTTGGTCTTTATCTAAGTACTTCAATATTTCTCCTACATTTCTGCTGCAATCTATTGTTATAGGAAATTTCC is from Echinicola marina and encodes:
- a CDS encoding phospholipase D family protein, producing the protein MKNTPIIQTIQHNWLNELKNELRDTNCVRIVSPFVTENIVRHLLDNFRGTEIQLITRYNLNDFYSGVSSIPALEKLLTENAKIKGIKDLHSKLYLFDQKSAIITSANFTNGGFFRNKEFGIKTYAAETISESISYFNELWEIDKSNLSLVEIEEWKKKVQDIRNTTIFHNPLPDYGKSYQQKLIGSNKRYFIKFFGKNETRVDLTHHSRKEIEQSCCHYALSFSRKSNDKRPRKYRNGDVVFMAKMIHGNDYAIFGKGYTLAHDDNRDIAGIDDQQHVSWIFDWPILVRVYDVLFLDTTMSNCPKMSELISDLDYSSFKRTMERHQRGYENIKPWNSLRQQADIWLSDTGAMWLEKKFNRALAQNGQVPDSFINQFYRGIPLD
- a CDS encoding IS1595 family transposase — translated: MNLIEFTGHFPDEESCEQYIKKYREKSGIRCKNCEKITRHYWFANGRFFECSSCRRRSSLKSGTVMENSKLPLRIWLLAMLFMSATKKGFSCLELQRQLGLSRYETTFRLMHRIRSAMGQRDELYILSDMIEYDECYMETVQENQILGQLKRGKGSQKQTAVAVAAESVPLEDLDSGQKTKRCGYFKMRVMDKVDCESVNAFIRANTVGDVVLFTDKNTAYSKIEEVVATHLAVPSGKESVNDTLKWVHKAISNLKRTLLGVYHMITYKYLQNYLNEFVYRLNRRYFGKGLFERLVIAGTYPYVQ